In Rosa chinensis cultivar Old Blush chromosome 1, RchiOBHm-V2, whole genome shotgun sequence, a genomic segment contains:
- the LOC112182980 gene encoding CTD nuclear envelope phosphatase 1 homolog isoform X3: protein MPPLDFVESHHRRENKGNKRRNRKRELLIGRVIMAELTQNEVAYSPKTMQVWKALLNWLGFFFQIFVQIVSSLGHHPLLSSSSSSSSSSDASFKSLPAVELQEHDSSAAVSAVEIDTPDSDSDDPPQKLTVVLDLDETLICAYESASLPGIVRTQATEGGLKWFELECFSSDKECDGKPKVNYVTVFERPGLHEFLKQVHGFADLVLFTAGLEGYARPLVDRIDVENLFSFRLYRPSTTSTEYREHVKDLSGLSKDMGRIVIVDNNPFSFMLQPLNGIPCIPFSAGQIHDTQLLDVLLPLLKHLSLQKDVRPVLYERFHMPEWFQKQGIPSTSWK, encoded by the exons ATGCCCCCCCTAGACTTCGTCGAAAGCCACCATCGGCGAGAAAACAAAGGTAACAAGAGAAGAAACAGGAAACGAGAGCTTTTGATTG GACGAGTCATAATGGCTGAGTTGACTCAGAACGAGGTGGCTTACTCGCCCAAGACTATGCAAGTGTGGAAGGCTTTGCTGAATTGGCTCGGTTTCTTCTTCCAGATCTTCGTCCAAATCGTCAGCTCTCTCGGCCACCATCCCttactctcttcttcttcctcctcatccTCTTCTTCCGACGCTTCCTTCAAATCCTTGCCGGCCGTCGAGTTGCAGGAGCACGACTCTTCCGCCGCCGTATCCGCCGTTGAAATCGATACTCCCGATTCTGACTCCGACGATCCTCCCCAGAAGCTAACG GTGGTTCTTGACCTGGATGAGACGCTAATATGTGCATATGAGTCGGCGAGCTTGCCCGGGATAGTTCGGACGCAAGCGACAGAAGGTGGGTTGAAGTGGTTTGAGCTCGAGTGTTTTTCTTCGGACAAG GAATGTGATGGGAAACCGAAGGTGAATTATGTTACGGTTTTTGAGCGTCCGGGGCTGCATGAGTTCTTGAAACAAGTTCATGGGTTTGCCGATCTTGTGTTGTTTACTGCTGGACTTGAAG GTTATGCTAGACCACTTGTTGACAGAATAGACGTAGAGAACCTGTTCAGTTTTAGGCTTTATCGGCCTTCAACAACCAGCAC GGAATACCGTGAGCATGTCAAGGATCTCTCTGGCCTATCAAAGGATATGGGCCGAATTGTTATTGTTGACAACAACCCTTTCAGTTTCATGTTGCAACCTTTGAATGGAATTCCGTGTATTCCATTTTCTGCTGGGCAAATACATGACACACAG CTTTTGGATGTTCTTCTTCCACTGCTCAAGCACCTATCGCTACAGAAAGACGTGAGACCTGTGCTTTATGAGAGGTTTCACATGCCCGAATGGTTTCAAAAGCAGGGAATCCCTTCAACTAGTTGGAAATAG
- the LOC112182980 gene encoding carboxy-terminal domain RNA polymerase II polypeptide A small phosphatase 1 isoform X1 — translation MPPLDFVESHHRRENKGNKRRNRKRELLIGRVIMAELTQNEVAYSPKTMQVWKALLNWLGFFFQIFVQIVSSLGHHPLLSSSSSSSSSSDASFKSLPAVELQEHDSSAAVSAVEIDTPDSDSDDPPQKLTVVLDLDETLICAYESASLPGIVRTQATEGGLKWFELECFSSDKECDGKPKVNYVTVFERPGLHEFLKQVHGFADLVLFTAGLEGYARPLVDRIDVENLFSFRLYRPSTTSTEYREHVKDLSGLSKDMGRIVIVDNNPFSFMLQPLNGIPCIPFSAGQIHDTQVGTLLHSIPLHWSSLIFHFVAPLSLFISSHLCFSAFGCSSSTAQAPIATERRETCAL, via the exons ATGCCCCCCCTAGACTTCGTCGAAAGCCACCATCGGCGAGAAAACAAAGGTAACAAGAGAAGAAACAGGAAACGAGAGCTTTTGATTG GACGAGTCATAATGGCTGAGTTGACTCAGAACGAGGTGGCTTACTCGCCCAAGACTATGCAAGTGTGGAAGGCTTTGCTGAATTGGCTCGGTTTCTTCTTCCAGATCTTCGTCCAAATCGTCAGCTCTCTCGGCCACCATCCCttactctcttcttcttcctcctcatccTCTTCTTCCGACGCTTCCTTCAAATCCTTGCCGGCCGTCGAGTTGCAGGAGCACGACTCTTCCGCCGCCGTATCCGCCGTTGAAATCGATACTCCCGATTCTGACTCCGACGATCCTCCCCAGAAGCTAACG GTGGTTCTTGACCTGGATGAGACGCTAATATGTGCATATGAGTCGGCGAGCTTGCCCGGGATAGTTCGGACGCAAGCGACAGAAGGTGGGTTGAAGTGGTTTGAGCTCGAGTGTTTTTCTTCGGACAAG GAATGTGATGGGAAACCGAAGGTGAATTATGTTACGGTTTTTGAGCGTCCGGGGCTGCATGAGTTCTTGAAACAAGTTCATGGGTTTGCCGATCTTGTGTTGTTTACTGCTGGACTTGAAG GTTATGCTAGACCACTTGTTGACAGAATAGACGTAGAGAACCTGTTCAGTTTTAGGCTTTATCGGCCTTCAACAACCAGCAC GGAATACCGTGAGCATGTCAAGGATCTCTCTGGCCTATCAAAGGATATGGGCCGAATTGTTATTGTTGACAACAACCCTTTCAGTTTCATGTTGCAACCTTTGAATGGAATTCCGTGTATTCCATTTTCTGCTGGGCAAATACATGACACACAGGTAGGAACTCTTTTACACTCAATACCTCTTCACTGGTCATCACTTATCTTCCACTTCGTCGCCCCTTTGTCTCTTTTCATTTCCTCGCACCTTTGTTTTTCAGCTTTTGGATGTTCTTCTTCCACTGCTCAAGCACCTATCGCTACAGAAAGACGTGAGACCTGTGCTTTATGA
- the LOC112182980 gene encoding carboxy-terminal domain RNA polymerase II polypeptide A small phosphatase 1 isoform X2 — protein MPPLDFVESHHRRENKGRVIMAELTQNEVAYSPKTMQVWKALLNWLGFFFQIFVQIVSSLGHHPLLSSSSSSSSSSDASFKSLPAVELQEHDSSAAVSAVEIDTPDSDSDDPPQKLTVVLDLDETLICAYESASLPGIVRTQATEGGLKWFELECFSSDKECDGKPKVNYVTVFERPGLHEFLKQVHGFADLVLFTAGLEGYARPLVDRIDVENLFSFRLYRPSTTSTEYREHVKDLSGLSKDMGRIVIVDNNPFSFMLQPLNGIPCIPFSAGQIHDTQVGTLLHSIPLHWSSLIFHFVAPLSLFISSHLCFSAFGCSSSTAQAPIATERRETCAL, from the exons ATGCCCCCCCTAGACTTCGTCGAAAGCCACCATCGGCGAGAAAACAAAG GACGAGTCATAATGGCTGAGTTGACTCAGAACGAGGTGGCTTACTCGCCCAAGACTATGCAAGTGTGGAAGGCTTTGCTGAATTGGCTCGGTTTCTTCTTCCAGATCTTCGTCCAAATCGTCAGCTCTCTCGGCCACCATCCCttactctcttcttcttcctcctcatccTCTTCTTCCGACGCTTCCTTCAAATCCTTGCCGGCCGTCGAGTTGCAGGAGCACGACTCTTCCGCCGCCGTATCCGCCGTTGAAATCGATACTCCCGATTCTGACTCCGACGATCCTCCCCAGAAGCTAACG GTGGTTCTTGACCTGGATGAGACGCTAATATGTGCATATGAGTCGGCGAGCTTGCCCGGGATAGTTCGGACGCAAGCGACAGAAGGTGGGTTGAAGTGGTTTGAGCTCGAGTGTTTTTCTTCGGACAAG GAATGTGATGGGAAACCGAAGGTGAATTATGTTACGGTTTTTGAGCGTCCGGGGCTGCATGAGTTCTTGAAACAAGTTCATGGGTTTGCCGATCTTGTGTTGTTTACTGCTGGACTTGAAG GTTATGCTAGACCACTTGTTGACAGAATAGACGTAGAGAACCTGTTCAGTTTTAGGCTTTATCGGCCTTCAACAACCAGCAC GGAATACCGTGAGCATGTCAAGGATCTCTCTGGCCTATCAAAGGATATGGGCCGAATTGTTATTGTTGACAACAACCCTTTCAGTTTCATGTTGCAACCTTTGAATGGAATTCCGTGTATTCCATTTTCTGCTGGGCAAATACATGACACACAGGTAGGAACTCTTTTACACTCAATACCTCTTCACTGGTCATCACTTATCTTCCACTTCGTCGCCCCTTTGTCTCTTTTCATTTCCTCGCACCTTTGTTTTTCAGCTTTTGGATGTTCTTCTTCCACTGCTCAAGCACCTATCGCTACAGAAAGACGTGAGACCTGTGCTTTATGA
- the LOC112182981 gene encoding LOW QUALITY PROTEIN: mitogen-activated protein kinase pmk-3-like (The sequence of the model RefSeq protein was modified relative to this genomic sequence to represent the inferred CDS: deleted 2 bases in 1 codon), whose protein sequence is MAVSDVQAVLEFLKKNGFSEAESALREDMIEKGDLGSFDYEKFLFPMVPAPPPVRIPASFQRSKVPGLVEVSSSRSSSGDDEFVSVGSSSTNRCSSEFTNPYGIRSTSPGSSKASSDRFSQFGTARDYHDFDMQNDLFWHDEKDDADFMTPCFDGVDFFGCPTEDKFIMTSDTDKNNEDLLGLHHKSEAFRSEISLDYLDKKCLTNISSTDAKGVCVTDYCQFEMKHQLKGGSEEEPAGERLKETDLDISHVNVLGFPSVNRIRKSSNYSPKRSSTKGWLENVKGSSDLHGKIAEKDIRPDGIDSSEVGNSDVNEESHDPDEDIDEVSMYKTDENEYEVFDLRVIHRKNRTGFEANKDLPIVLKTIVAGRYYITEYLGSAAFSRVVQAHDLHTGVDVCLKIIKNDKDFFDQSLDEIKLLKFVNKYDPGDERHILRLYDYFYHQEHLFIVCELLKANLYEFQKFSRESGGEAYFTFRRLQAITRQCLEALEFLHHLGVIHCDLKPENILIKSYRRCEIKVIDLGSSCFQTDNLCLYVQSRSYRAPEVMLGLSYDEKIDMWSLGCILAELCSGEVLFPNDGIVTILARIIGMLGPIDLDMLVKGQETDKYFTNELDLYHINEETNQLEYIIPEDSSLEQHLQVTDIGFIDFVQSLLEINPQRRPSAAEALEHPWLSYSYESSSF, encoded by the exons ATGGCGGTCTCGGACGTCCAGGCAGTGCTCGAGTTCTTGAAGAAAAACGGGTTCTCCGAGGCAGAGTCTGCACTGAGAGAGGACATGATTGAAAAGGGCGATCTGGGTTCTTTTGATTATGAGAAATTCTTGTTTCCGATGGTGCCTGCGCCGCCTCCGGTGAGAATTCCGGCCAGTTTTCAGAGATCGAAGGTTCCGGGTCTGGTTGAAGTCTCGAGCTCGCGATCGAGCTCCGGGGATGATGAGTTTGTGAGCGTCGGGTCTTCTAGTACTAATAGGTGCTCTTCAG AATTTACAAATCCATATGGAATTCGATCTACATCTCCAGGCAGTTCCAAGGCTTCATCCGATAGATTCTCACAATTTGGCACCGCACGCGATTACCATGATTTTGATATGCAAAATGACTTGTTCTGGCATGATGAGAAAGATGATGCAGACTTCATGACTCCTTGCTTTGACGGGGTAGACTTCTTTGGCTGTCCCACTGAGGATAAGTTCATCATGACTTCAGACACTGACAAAAACAATGAGGACCTGCTGGGTCTGCATCATAAATCGGAAGCATTTCGATCAGAAATAAGCCTTGATTACTTGGACAAGAAATGTCTTACTAATATTTCTTCCACGGATGCCAAAGGTGTTTGTGTGACAGACTACTGTCAGTTTGAAATGAAACATCAACTTAAAGGAGGCTCTGAGGAGGAGCCTGCTGGTGAAAGGTTGAAAGAAACTGATTTGGATATCTCCCATGTGAATGTTTTGGGG TTCCCTTCCGTGAATAGAATAAGAAAGAGTTCTAACTACTCTCCTAAAAGGAGTTCCACAAAGGGCTGGTTGGAAAATGTAAAAGGTTCTTCTGATTTACATGGTAAGATTGCAGAGAAAGATATCAGGCCGGATGGAATTGACAGCTCTGAAGTTGGAAACAGTGATGTAAATGAAGAATCCCATGATCCTGATGAAGACATTGATGAAGTTTCTATGTACAAAACTGATGAGAATGAGTATGAAGTTTTCGATTTAAGAGTCATACACAGAAAAAACAG GACTGGATTTGAAGCAAACAAGGATCTACCTATTGTGCTAAAGACCATAGTTGCAGGCAGATACTATATAACTGAATATCTGGGTTCGGCTGCTTTTAGTAGGGTTGTACAGGCTCATGATCTTCACACAGGAGTCGATGTTTGCCTCAAGATCATAAAAAATGATAAAGATTTTTTTGATCAGAGTTTAGATGAGATTAAACTTCTTAAGTTTGTAAACAAGTATGACCCTGGAGATGAGCGCCACATTCTGCGACTTTATGACTACTTCTATCACCAG GAGCACCTCTTCATTGTTTGTGAGCTACTCAAGGCGAATTTGTACGAATTTCAGAAGTTCAGTCGAGAATCTGGTGGAGAAGCATACTTTACATTTAGAAGGTTGCAG GCCATAACCCGTCAATGTTTAGAGGCATTGGAATTCTTGCATCACCTGGGAGTTATTCACTGTGATCTCAAGCCTGAGAACATTCTCATTAAAAGTTACAGAAGATGTGAAATAAAAGTCATTGATCTTGGAAGCAGTTGCTTTCAAACAGACAACTTGTGCCTATATGTACAATCTCGTTCCTACAGGGCTCCTGAAGTCATGCTTGGGCTCTCATATGACGAGAAGATTGACATGTGGTCTCTTGGATGCATCTTGGCTGAGCTATGCTCCGGAGAA GTGCTTTTTCCAAATGATGGGATTGTGACGATCCTTGCACGTATCATTGGAATGCTTGGTCCTATTGATCTGGATATGTTAGTGAAAGGACAGGAGACAGACAAGTACTTCACAAACGAATTAGATCTCTACCACATAAATGAG GAGACAAACCAATTGGAATACATAATCCCTGAGGACTCCTCCCTGGAGCAACACCTGCAAGTAACCGATATTGGGTTCATCGACTTTGTCCAAAGCTTGCTTGAGATCAATCCTCAGAGACGCCCAAGCGCAGCGGAGGCACTAGAGCACCCCTGGCTTTCCTATTCATACGAATCGAGTTCTTTCTAA